In Streptomyces sp. NBC_00091, the following proteins share a genomic window:
- a CDS encoding ATP-binding protein — protein sequence MVELARKPAVLEVPATVGALGEIAAFVLRLAGRAGLGKGATYRIRLAVDELATNIVMHGYRGGDGRITVRGRSGPDGVRIVIEDTAPAFDPVAGRLPPAPGLPPERRRVGGLGIHLALTSVDSYAYARRDGRNISTLTVKADEGTDACPPRP from the coding sequence ATGGTCGAACTGGCGAGGAAGCCCGCCGTACTGGAGGTGCCCGCGACGGTGGGGGCACTGGGCGAGATCGCCGCGTTCGTCCTGCGGCTGGCCGGACGGGCGGGCCTCGGCAAAGGGGCCACGTACCGGATCCGGCTGGCCGTGGACGAGCTGGCCACCAACATCGTGATGCACGGGTACCGGGGCGGCGACGGACGGATCACCGTCCGCGGCCGCTCCGGTCCCGACGGGGTGCGGATCGTCATCGAGGACACCGCCCCCGCGTTCGACCCCGTCGCAGGCCGCCTGCCCCCCGCCCCCGGGCTTCCCCCGGAACGGCGCAGGGTCGGCGGCCTCGGCATCCACCTGGCCCTGACCAGCGTGGACTCGTACGCCTACGCCCGCCGGGACGGCCGCAACATCAGCACGCTGACCGTGAAGGCCGATGAGGGGACGGACGCATGCCCTCCACGACCGTGA
- a CDS encoding MinD/ParA family protein, whose protein sequence is MTRTIVVHSHRGGTGKSSVLANLALLLAAGGRRVGVVDTDLQSPTLDLLFGLGPGTGSLADYLLGRCEIETAARRTAVPGLYVVPARTGTAALRELMTTGYDVGLLPEGFDRLAESHALDVLLLDTHAGLNNESVTAMGSADVVLIMARADRVDLSGVEETIALAGRLACRRALVLSMAPEGVDREAVSRRAAEVYGAPLAGILPYVPEMAALYGERIFAEALPDHPLVGEFRAILTALDARDEVSRA, encoded by the coding sequence ATGACCCGGACCATCGTGGTGCACTCGCACCGCGGCGGCACCGGGAAGTCCTCGGTGCTGGCGAACCTCGCGCTGCTGCTGGCGGCCGGGGGGCGCCGGGTGGGGGTGGTCGACACCGACCTCCAGTCGCCCACCCTGGACCTGCTGTTCGGGCTGGGTCCCGGCACCGGCTCGCTGGCCGACTACCTGCTCGGCCGCTGCGAGATCGAGACCGCGGCCCGGCGGACCGCCGTGCCCGGGCTGTACGTCGTACCGGCCCGGACCGGGACGGCGGCCCTGCGGGAGCTGATGACCACCGGGTACGACGTGGGACTGCTCCCGGAGGGCTTCGACCGGCTGGCCGAGAGCCACGCGCTCGACGTGCTCCTGCTCGACACGCACGCCGGGCTGAACAACGAATCGGTGACCGCCATGGGCAGCGCCGACGTCGTCCTGATCATGGCGAGGGCCGACCGGGTCGACCTCTCCGGGGTCGAGGAGACCATCGCCCTGGCGGGACGGCTCGCCTGTCGCAGGGCCCTGGTTCTGAGCATGGCGCCCGAAGGCGTGGACCGCGAAGCGGTCAGCCGCCGGGCCGCGGAGGTATACGGCGCCCCCCTGGCCGGAATTCTCCCGTACGTGCCGGAAATGGCGGCCCTCTACGGAGAGCGCATATTCGCGGAAGCCCTTCCCGACCACCCCCTGGTCGGTGAATTCCGCGCGATCCTCACGGCGTTGGACGCACGTGACGAAGTATCACGGGCCTGA
- a CDS encoding STAS domain-containing protein, with translation MSLNVKERRNKTATVLVATGEINSETSGTLLEALLPLVREGRPLRIDLTAVTYVSSAGLRTLLVVYREAQHAGVAVTLYGVSEEVRFVMSATGFLDFFETGEAAAARAKAAR, from the coding sequence ATGAGTCTGAACGTGAAGGAACGCCGGAACAAGACGGCCACCGTGCTCGTCGCCACCGGCGAGATCAACAGCGAGACCTCCGGCACCCTGCTGGAGGCCCTGCTGCCGCTGGTCCGCGAGGGCCGGCCGCTGCGCATCGACCTGACCGCCGTCACCTACGTCTCCAGCGCCGGCCTGCGCACCCTGCTGGTCGTCTACCGCGAGGCGCAGCACGCCGGGGTCGCGGTCACCCTGTACGGGGTGAGCGAGGAAGTCCGGTTCGTCATGTCGGCCACCGGCTTCCTCGACTTCTTCGAGACCGGCGAGGCCGCCGCCGCCCGGGCCAAGGCCGCGCGATGA
- the glgX gene encoding glycogen debranching protein GlgX — protein sequence MSEARSEQVLRVDAYPTHEVGGYRVRAGKPFPFGANVVPGGVSFSVFSDQATSMTLVIFKRGEPEPMAELEFPEEFRTGSVFAMTVFGLDHENIEYGYRADGPYDPAIGHRFDARQVLSDPYARLIAGRDVWGVEPDRSRGYQYRSRVCLQDFDWGDDTPLRIPAEDLVVYEAHVRGFTRHPSSQVTAPGTFAGLREKIPYLKELGVNCIELLPVFEFDESDNPRTNPETGERLYDYWGYNTVSFFAPKAGYAATGRYGMQGDEFRTLIKDLHAAGIEVILDVVFNHTAEGNEQGPTISFKGLDNATYYMLTPEGYYFNFSGTGNTVNCNHPVVRNYVLDCLRHWVADYHVDGFRFDLAAILGRDLDGTPLPNPPLLELLAFDPVLRHTKLIAEAWDAGGLYEVGNFPAYGRWAEWNGKYRDTVRSFLKGDPGVTGELATRIAGSPDLYSSRGTSASVNFLTAHDGFTLADLVSYNDKHNEANGEGNNDGGNDNASWNCGAEGPTDDPEVNALRLRQMKNALAILFTSQGIPMLLSGDEVARTQQGNNNTYCQDNELSWFDWDQVDENAELLRFTREMIAFRGHHRELRSTSHPTGRLREGLGLPDISWHGERAWQPDWSAESRLLAVARCGTGDQDVVYVAMNSHWESHDLELPALPGGRSWHLFADTGAEAPHDIRSPGTEQELDNAGKYLIGPRSVVILVGRANDPDPRDD from the coding sequence ATGAGCGAGGCCCGCTCCGAACAGGTGCTGCGCGTGGACGCGTACCCGACCCACGAAGTGGGCGGGTACCGCGTCCGCGCGGGCAAGCCCTTCCCCTTCGGGGCCAACGTGGTCCCCGGCGGGGTCAGTTTCTCCGTCTTCTCCGACCAGGCCACCTCCATGACCCTGGTCATCTTCAAGCGCGGAGAGCCCGAGCCGATGGCCGAGCTGGAATTCCCCGAGGAGTTCCGCACCGGCAGCGTCTTCGCCATGACGGTCTTCGGCCTCGACCACGAGAACATCGAGTACGGGTACCGGGCCGACGGCCCCTACGACCCGGCCATCGGCCACCGCTTCGACGCCCGGCAGGTCCTCTCCGACCCCTACGCCCGGCTGATCGCCGGCCGCGACGTGTGGGGCGTGGAACCGGACCGCAGCCGCGGCTACCAGTACCGCTCCCGGGTCTGCCTCCAGGACTTCGACTGGGGCGACGACACCCCGCTGCGGATCCCCGCCGAGGACCTCGTCGTGTACGAGGCCCACGTGCGCGGCTTCACCCGGCACCCCTCCTCCCAGGTCACCGCCCCCGGCACCTTCGCGGGGCTGCGGGAGAAGATCCCGTACCTGAAGGAGCTGGGCGTCAACTGCATCGAGCTGCTGCCCGTCTTCGAGTTCGACGAGAGCGACAACCCGCGCACCAACCCCGAGACCGGCGAGCGGCTCTACGACTACTGGGGCTACAACACCGTCTCCTTCTTCGCGCCGAAGGCCGGCTACGCGGCCACCGGACGCTACGGGATGCAGGGCGACGAGTTCCGCACCCTGATCAAGGACCTGCACGCGGCCGGCATCGAGGTCATCCTCGACGTCGTCTTCAACCACACCGCCGAGGGCAACGAGCAGGGCCCGACCATCTCCTTCAAGGGCCTGGACAACGCCACGTACTACATGCTCACGCCCGAGGGGTACTACTTCAACTTCAGCGGCACCGGCAACACGGTCAACTGCAACCACCCCGTGGTCCGCAACTACGTCCTGGACTGCCTGCGCCACTGGGTCGCCGACTACCACGTCGACGGCTTCCGCTTCGACCTCGCGGCCATCCTCGGCCGGGACCTGGACGGCACCCCGCTGCCCAACCCGCCGCTGCTGGAGCTGCTCGCCTTCGACCCGGTCCTGCGGCACACCAAGCTCATCGCCGAGGCCTGGGACGCCGGCGGGCTCTACGAGGTCGGCAACTTCCCGGCGTACGGACGCTGGGCGGAGTGGAACGGCAAGTACCGCGACACCGTCCGCAGCTTCCTCAAGGGCGACCCCGGGGTCACCGGGGAGCTGGCCACCCGGATCGCGGGCTCGCCCGACCTCTACTCCAGCCGCGGGACCTCGGCCTCCGTCAACTTCCTGACGGCGCACGACGGTTTCACCCTGGCCGACCTGGTCTCGTACAACGACAAGCACAACGAGGCCAACGGCGAGGGCAACAACGACGGCGGCAACGACAACGCCAGCTGGAACTGCGGGGCCGAGGGGCCGACCGACGACCCCGAGGTCAACGCCCTGCGGCTGCGCCAGATGAAGAACGCCCTCGCCATCCTCTTCACCAGCCAGGGCATCCCGATGCTGCTGTCCGGGGACGAGGTGGCACGCACCCAGCAGGGCAACAACAACACGTACTGCCAGGACAACGAACTGTCCTGGTTCGACTGGGACCAGGTCGACGAGAACGCCGAACTGCTCCGGTTCACCCGGGAGATGATCGCCTTCCGGGGGCACCACCGCGAACTGCGCTCCACCTCCCACCCCACGGGCCGGCTCCGGGAAGGCCTGGGCCTGCCCGACATCAGCTGGCACGGGGAGCGGGCCTGGCAGCCCGACTGGTCGGCGGAGAGCCGGCTGCTGGCGGTGGCCCGCTGCGGCACCGGTGACCAGGACGTGGTGTACGTGGCCATGAACTCCCACTGGGAGTCGCACGACCTGGAACTGCCCGCCCTGCCCGGCGGCCGCAGCTGGCACCTCTTCGCCGACACCGGCGCCGAGGCGCCGCACGACATCCGCAGCCCGGGGACGGAACAGGAGCTGGACAACGCCGGCAAGTACCTGATCGGCCCGCGCTCCGTCGTGATCCTGGTCGGCCGCGCGAACGACCCCGATCCCCGAGACGACTGA
- a CDS encoding PP2C family protein-serine/threonine phosphatase, which translates to MPSTTVIILDVYPPPPAELLEALRLMGAELVTRTLGELLRGGLEVLPVADVLLAPAEADGESVRSAVRRLRRWAGAPIVVVWTVAEFAALERHVRLGHDYLVPPFLPALVGARLHSCTERAGLGRTLREADARAELMGYEKELEIGREIQAGFLPEALPVPRGWEIDVRFRPARQVAGDFYDVFELSRGRRLAVVVADVCDKGVGAALFMALIRSLLRHTAENSGLQHLMAEARTGGSRRTPVVGATPLLNAVTATNGYLTRNHLRQGYFATLFFGVLDPLTGSLVYINGGHNPPLLLSGDGSLPRTLEVTGPAVGVLPDCVYTLGYAQLNPGDTLFVFTDGVPEARCPEGSFLGDDRMLELLAGPPASGREVVDLMDRAVREHTGTAEQHDDVTMLALHRPRAARGPHVETTTGYQVVA; encoded by the coding sequence ATGCCCTCCACGACCGTGATCATCCTGGACGTGTACCCGCCGCCGCCCGCCGAACTCCTCGAAGCGCTGCGGCTGATGGGCGCCGAACTCGTCACCCGCACCCTGGGGGAACTCCTGCGCGGCGGGCTGGAGGTGCTGCCCGTCGCGGACGTGCTGCTCGCCCCGGCCGAGGCCGACGGGGAGTCCGTGCGCAGCGCCGTACGCCGGCTGCGCCGCTGGGCCGGGGCCCCCATCGTGGTCGTCTGGACCGTCGCGGAGTTCGCCGCACTGGAGCGGCACGTCCGCCTCGGCCACGACTACCTCGTCCCGCCCTTCCTGCCCGCCCTGGTCGGGGCCCGGCTGCACAGCTGCACCGAGCGGGCCGGACTCGGCCGCACCCTGCGCGAGGCCGACGCCCGCGCCGAACTCATGGGGTACGAGAAGGAGCTGGAGATCGGCCGCGAGATCCAGGCCGGCTTCCTGCCCGAAGCGCTCCCCGTCCCGCGGGGCTGGGAGATCGACGTGCGCTTCCGGCCCGCCCGGCAGGTCGCCGGGGACTTCTACGACGTCTTCGAGCTCTCCCGGGGCCGCCGGCTCGCGGTGGTCGTCGCCGACGTCTGCGACAAGGGGGTCGGCGCGGCCCTCTTCATGGCCCTCATCCGTTCCCTGCTGCGCCACACTGCCGAGAACAGCGGACTCCAGCACCTGATGGCCGAGGCCCGCACCGGCGGCAGCCGGCGCACCCCGGTCGTCGGCGCCACCCCGCTGCTCAACGCGGTCACCGCCACCAACGGCTACCTCACCCGCAACCACCTGAGGCAGGGCTACTTCGCCACCCTGTTCTTCGGCGTCCTGGACCCGCTGACCGGCAGCCTCGTCTACATCAACGGCGGCCACAACCCGCCGCTGCTGCTCTCCGGCGACGGCTCCCTGCCCCGGACCCTCGAGGTCACGGGACCCGCCGTCGGGGTCCTGCCCGACTGCGTCTACACACTCGGCTACGCCCAGTTGAACCCCGGCGACACCCTCTTCGTGTTCACCGATGGAGTGCCAGAGGCCCGCTGCCCCGAAGGCAGCTTCCTCGGTGACGACAGGATGCTGGAGCTGCTCGCCGGCCCACCGGCGAGCGGCAGGGAGGTGGTCGACCTGATGGACCGGGCGGTGCGCGAACACACCGGCACCGCCGAACAGCACGACGACGTCACGATGCTGGCCCTGCACCGGCCACGTGCGGCGCGGGGGCCGCACGTGGAGACCACCACCGGCTACCAGGTGGTGGCGTGA
- a CDS encoding aldehyde dehydrogenase yields MTKRVLSDHPLANPGKLFIGGKWVAAQDGRTEPDVSPIDGQEIVPVAQAAAADADAAVTAARTAYEEGPWSRLSAQERALRLNRVGELIERDLEEIALLETVDMGKPFAFSSTVDAPMAAQLMHYYAGAVTRVDGSSRAPAGGQLAYTLREPLGVVCAITPFNFPLLLSMTKIAPALAAGNTVVHKPSPATPLTALKIAELFQEAEIPDGVLNVITGPGVELGETLTDHPGIDKIAFTGSTAVGQSIIRKSAGTLKKVTMELGGKSANIVFADADLDAAEELAFFGIYYNKGEICTAGSRLLLHRPIHDEMVERLVRRAAALRPGDPRDPATLFGPLAHRGQFDKVSSYIEVGEKEGAILRTGGTGWTPEGASSQGLYFLPTVFTGVDNGMRIAQEEIFGPVLSVIPFDTEEDAVRIANDSAYGLAAGVHTKDLRRAHRVASQIKAGTVWVNCYNQYDPSVPYGGYKASGYGRECGPESLESYTQTKSVWIGMD; encoded by the coding sequence ATGACCAAGCGCGTGCTCAGCGACCACCCCCTGGCCAACCCCGGGAAGCTGTTCATCGGCGGCAAATGGGTCGCCGCCCAGGACGGCCGTACCGAACCGGACGTCAGCCCGATCGACGGCCAGGAGATCGTGCCGGTGGCCCAGGCCGCCGCGGCCGACGCGGACGCCGCCGTCACGGCGGCCCGTACGGCGTACGAGGAAGGTCCGTGGAGCCGGCTGTCCGCCCAGGAGCGCGCGCTGCGGCTGAACCGTGTCGGTGAACTCATCGAACGGGACCTGGAGGAGATCGCCCTGCTGGAAACGGTGGACATGGGCAAGCCGTTCGCCTTCTCCAGCACCGTCGACGCCCCCATGGCCGCCCAGCTGATGCACTACTACGCGGGCGCGGTCACCAGGGTCGACGGCTCCTCCAGGGCTCCGGCCGGCGGACAGCTCGCCTACACCCTGCGCGAACCGCTGGGCGTGGTCTGCGCCATCACCCCCTTCAACTTCCCGCTGCTGCTGTCGATGACCAAGATCGCCCCGGCCCTCGCGGCCGGGAACACGGTCGTCCACAAGCCCTCACCGGCCACCCCGCTCACCGCCCTGAAGATCGCCGAACTCTTCCAGGAGGCGGAGATTCCCGACGGGGTGCTCAACGTCATCACCGGACCCGGAGTGGAACTGGGAGAGACCCTCACGGACCACCCCGGCATCGACAAGATCGCCTTCACCGGCTCCACCGCCGTCGGCCAGTCGATCATCCGGAAGTCGGCCGGCACCCTGAAGAAGGTCACGATGGAACTCGGCGGCAAGTCCGCCAACATCGTCTTCGCCGACGCCGACCTCGACGCCGCCGAGGAACTCGCCTTCTTCGGCATCTACTACAACAAGGGCGAGATCTGCACCGCCGGCTCCCGGCTGCTGCTGCACCGCCCCATCCACGACGAGATGGTCGAACGCCTGGTCCGCCGGGCCGCCGCCCTGCGGCCCGGGGACCCCCGCGACCCCGCGACCCTCTTCGGGCCGCTCGCCCACCGCGGCCAGTTCGACAAGGTCAGCTCCTACATCGAGGTCGGCGAGAAGGAAGGCGCGATCCTGCGCACCGGAGGCACCGGCTGGACCCCCGAAGGGGCCTCCAGCCAGGGCCTGTACTTCCTTCCCACCGTCTTCACCGGTGTCGACAACGGGATGCGGATCGCCCAGGAGGAGATCTTCGGCCCCGTCCTGTCGGTCATCCCCTTCGACACGGAGGAGGACGCCGTACGCATCGCCAACGACAGCGCGTACGGCCTCGCCGCCGGGGTCCACACCAAGGACCTGCGGCGGGCCCACCGGGTCGCCTCCCAGATCAAGGCCGGCACGGTCTGGGTCAATTGCTACAACCAGTACGACCCCTCGGTGCCCTACGGCGGCTACAAGGCCTCCGGCTACGGGCGCGAGTGCGGACCGGAATCCCTGGAGAGCTACACCCAGACCAAGTCGGTCTGGATCGGAATGGACTGA
- a CDS encoding type 1 glutamine amidotransferase domain-containing protein codes for MRILVVLTAKATLHLLDGEQHPSGFWAEEFVVPYTLFQEAGHTVDVATIGGEPPTVDLTSIDPDFLRWVRPEGSPDEDTANAAEYVRVIEQTPQLKNPLALESLGEKDIAGYDGVYISGGHGAIGDLPKSDELAQLLRWAIGQGKPLATVCHGHTALLALRDSEGRWPFEGYRMTAFSHSEELVTNMAGRLPLILESELTRLGARYEKAEAIWDSHVVVDRKLTTGQNPYSSKALAETFLTQLEQG; via the coding sequence ATGCGGATTCTCGTCGTCTTGACGGCAAAGGCCACGCTCCATCTGCTGGACGGGGAACAACACCCCTCGGGTTTCTGGGCCGAGGAATTCGTGGTTCCCTATACCCTCTTCCAGGAGGCCGGCCACACCGTCGACGTGGCGACGATCGGCGGCGAACCCCCCACCGTCGACCTCACCAGCATCGACCCCGACTTCCTGCGGTGGGTCCGCCCCGAGGGCTCCCCGGACGAGGACACGGCCAACGCGGCCGAGTACGTCCGCGTCATCGAGCAGACCCCCCAGCTCAAGAACCCCCTCGCACTCGAATCCCTCGGCGAGAAGGACATCGCCGGATACGACGGCGTCTACATCAGCGGCGGCCACGGGGCCATCGGCGACCTGCCCAAGTCCGACGAGCTGGCGCAGCTGCTGCGCTGGGCCATCGGCCAGGGGAAGCCGCTGGCCACCGTCTGCCACGGCCACACCGCGCTGCTCGCCCTGCGCGACAGCGAGGGCCGCTGGCCGTTCGAGGGATACCGGATGACCGCCTTCTCGCACAGCGAGGAGCTGGTCACCAACATGGCCGGCCGGCTGCCGCTGATCCTGGAGTCCGAACTGACCAGACTCGGCGCCCGCTACGAGAAGGCCGAAGCGATCTGGGACTCGCACGTCGTCGTGGACCGCAAGCTCACCACCGGCCAGAACCCCTACTCCTCCAAGGCCCTCGCCGAGACGTTCCTGACACAGCTCGAACAGGGCTAG
- a CDS encoding AGE family epimerase/isomerase: MAGSLSFSFSDTIAGYVVRFDSSSRLLRLKTTDEREFEVSLAGDPSAELVRNLDEPYIDASGHIDEMLSPGRPLFAYGVHYPEQGGRFEAKRLVFLGRGAEDYRFEEAGWWIRQIESLADFYKRAQFGDGPVDFTEYRTEIRLGGDKTASHVQETDTISRLVYGMASAYLLTGKDEYLEVAERGTEYLRKHMRVVDSEEDVVFWYHGISVDGDSERKLFTSEFSDDYDAIPMYEQIYALAGPIQTYRITGDVRIRNDADATIRLFDKFFKDEEQGGYFSHIDPILFSADHESLGENAERKNWNSVGDHAPAYLINLYLATGEQKYADFLEYTFDTIADKFPDYKNSPFVQERFFRDWSHDTAHSWQQNRAVVGHNLKIAWNLMRMNSLKAKPAYEELARKIGEIMPAVGSDQQRGGWYDVVERVKEGDQEAYRFAWHDRKAWWQQEQAILAYLILNGTVGGEANLREARQAQAFYNTFFLDHDEGAVYFNVLASGTPYLLGTERLKGSHSMSMYHSAELCFLAAVYNNLLVNGREMDFHFQPDPSDLPDRILRVSPDLLPAGSVRIASVEIDEKPYEEFDADELTVHLPDVQGRVKVKVRLRPVTKK; encoded by the coding sequence ATGGCGGGCTCGCTGAGCTTCTCCTTCTCCGACACGATCGCGGGCTACGTCGTCCGCTTCGACTCCTCGTCACGGCTGCTGAGGCTGAAGACCACCGACGAGCGGGAGTTCGAGGTCTCGCTCGCCGGCGACCCCAGCGCCGAGCTGGTGCGCAACCTGGACGAGCCGTACATCGACGCCTCGGGGCACATCGACGAGATGCTCTCCCCGGGCCGGCCCCTCTTCGCCTACGGGGTCCACTACCCCGAGCAGGGCGGGCGGTTCGAGGCCAAGCGCCTGGTGTTCCTGGGCCGCGGCGCCGAGGACTACCGCTTCGAAGAGGCCGGCTGGTGGATCCGCCAGATCGAGTCGCTGGCCGACTTCTACAAGCGGGCCCAGTTCGGCGACGGCCCGGTGGACTTCACCGAGTACCGCACCGAGATCCGGCTCGGCGGCGACAAGACCGCCAGCCACGTCCAGGAGACCGACACCATCTCCCGCCTGGTCTACGGCATGGCCTCGGCCTACCTGCTGACCGGCAAGGACGAGTACCTGGAGGTCGCCGAGCGCGGCACCGAGTACCTGCGCAAGCACATGCGGGTCGTGGACAGCGAGGAGGACGTGGTCTTCTGGTACCACGGCATCAGCGTCGACGGTGACAGCGAGCGCAAGCTCTTCACCTCGGAGTTCTCCGACGACTACGACGCGATCCCGATGTACGAGCAGATCTACGCGCTGGCCGGCCCCATCCAGACCTACCGGATCACCGGTGACGTCCGGATCAGGAACGACGCCGACGCCACCATCCGGCTCTTCGACAAGTTCTTCAAGGACGAGGAGCAGGGCGGGTACTTCTCGCACATCGACCCGATCCTCTTCAGCGCCGACCACGAGTCGCTGGGCGAGAACGCCGAGCGCAAGAACTGGAACTCGGTCGGGGACCACGCGCCCGCGTACCTGATCAACCTGTACCTGGCGACCGGTGAGCAGAAGTACGCCGATTTCCTCGAGTACACCTTCGACACCATCGCGGACAAGTTCCCGGACTACAAGAACAGCCCGTTCGTCCAGGAGCGCTTCTTCCGCGACTGGTCGCACGACACCGCGCACAGCTGGCAGCAGAACCGCGCGGTCGTCGGGCACAACCTGAAGATCGCCTGGAACCTGATGCGGATGAACTCGCTGAAGGCCAAGCCCGCCTACGAGGAGCTCGCCCGCAAGATCGGCGAGATCATGCCGGCCGTCGGCAGCGACCAGCAGCGCGGGGGCTGGTACGACGTCGTGGAGCGGGTGAAGGAAGGGGACCAGGAGGCGTATCGATTCGCCTGGCACGACCGCAAGGCCTGGTGGCAGCAGGAGCAGGCGATCCTCGCCTACCTCATCCTGAACGGCACGGTCGGCGGCGAGGCGAACCTGCGCGAGGCCCGGCAGGCCCAGGCCTTCTACAACACCTTCTTCCTCGACCACGACGAGGGAGCGGTCTACTTCAACGTGCTCGCCAGCGGTACGCCGTACCTGCTCGGCACGGAGCGGCTCAAGGGCAGCCACTCGATGTCCATGTACCACTCGGCGGAGCTCTGCTTCCTCGCCGCCGTCTACAACAACCTGCTCGTCAACGGCCGGGAGATGGACTTCCACTTCCAGCCCGACCCGAGCGACCTGCCCGACCGGATCCTGCGCGTCTCGCCCGACCTGCTGCCCGCGGGCTCGGTGCGGATCGCGTCCGTGGAGATCGACGAGAAGCCGTACGAGGAGTTCGACGCGGACGAGCTGACCGTCCACCTCCCCGACGTCCAGGGACGGGTCAAGGTCAAGGTCCGGCTCCGGCCGGTGACCAAGAAGTAG
- a CDS encoding STAS domain-containing protein: MPLSVSLSIEGDTTVIELTGELDAKTAPEFHQTIEKAAGHGTGTVEIRMAGVGYMASAGLRSLVFAQQKVGAGVTIKVTGAIEPVARTIRTAGLDRSILLSDD; the protein is encoded by the coding sequence ATGCCGCTTTCCGTGTCCCTGAGCATCGAGGGCGACACCACCGTGATCGAGCTGACGGGCGAGCTGGACGCGAAGACCGCGCCGGAGTTCCACCAGACCATCGAGAAGGCCGCCGGGCACGGCACCGGCACCGTCGAGATCCGGATGGCCGGGGTCGGCTACATGGCCAGCGCCGGCCTGCGCTCCCTGGTCTTCGCCCAGCAGAAGGTCGGCGCGGGGGTCACCATCAAGGTGACCGGCGCGATCGAGCCCGTCGCCCGGACCATCCGTACGGCCGGGCTCGACCGCAGCATCCTGCTCTCCGATGACTGA